Proteins encoded within one genomic window of Ideonella dechloratans:
- the asd gene encoding archaetidylserine decarboxylase (Phosphatidylserine decarboxylase is synthesized as a single chain precursor. Generation of the pyruvoyl active site from a Ser is coupled to cleavage of a Gly-Ser bond between the larger (beta) and smaller (alpha chains). It is an integral membrane protein.), producing MKVLRTWRDRLLQQEDLNFLLTNRIPRLAATHAMGWFSQIRSPLLARLSIGVWRLFTELDLSEARQQRFESLHDCFVRELKDGARTVDADPAVLASPCDAIVGACGTVQDGQVWQAKGFPYTVADLFGHADRAVPYRDGVFVTLRLTSAMYHHFHAPADGTVQHVTHIAGDTWNVNPIALKRVERLFCKNERAAIHLRLDRGGQPLALVPVAAVLVASLRLKFMDLLLHTRYRGPDELPCSAHVNKGQDLGWFQHGSTIIVFAPRGFALVEGIEVGMRVRMGQALMRW from the coding sequence ATGAAAGTGCTGCGTACCTGGCGTGACCGCCTGCTGCAACAGGAGGACCTGAACTTCCTGCTGACCAACCGGATTCCCCGTTTGGCGGCGACCCATGCGATGGGCTGGTTCAGCCAGATCCGCAGCCCGCTGCTGGCGCGACTGTCCATCGGCGTGTGGCGGCTGTTCACCGAGCTGGACCTGAGCGAGGCCAGGCAGCAGCGCTTCGAGAGCCTGCACGACTGCTTTGTGCGCGAGCTGAAGGACGGTGCCCGCACGGTGGATGCGGACCCGGCCGTGCTGGCCAGCCCCTGCGACGCCATCGTGGGCGCCTGCGGCACGGTGCAGGACGGCCAGGTCTGGCAGGCCAAGGGCTTTCCGTACACGGTGGCCGACCTGTTCGGTCATGCCGACCGGGCGGTGCCTTACCGCGACGGCGTCTTCGTCACGCTGCGGCTGACCTCGGCGATGTACCACCACTTCCACGCGCCGGCCGATGGCACGGTGCAGCATGTGACCCACATCGCCGGCGACACCTGGAACGTCAACCCCATCGCGCTCAAGCGGGTGGAGCGCCTGTTCTGCAAGAACGAGCGCGCGGCCATCCACCTGAGGCTGGACCGCGGTGGCCAGCCGCTGGCCCTGGTGCCGGTGGCCGCTGTGCTGGTGGCCAGCCTGCGCCTGAAGTTCATGGACCTGCTGCTGCACACCCGCTACCGCGGGCCGGACGAACTGCCTTGCAGCGCGCACGTGAACAAGGGCCAGGACCTGGGCTGGTTCCAGCACGGCTCGACCATCATCGTGTTCGCGCCCCGGGGCTTTGCGCTGGTCGAGGGCATCGAGGTGGGGATGCGGGTGAGGATGGGCCAGGCCTTGATGCGCTGGTAA
- a CDS encoding aminotransferase class III-fold pyridoxal phosphate-dependent enzyme: MNETLTLSAVAAAALLTLAPKVVRRLQLSMAKHPSLTGHSRMAQRVARLLPGYAYDAERFFGCDDAPAEVQAQRRQGFAALAQRLGEQHARSIAWTDALRPGLSDLQFTSQYRVPFQFSPYLRQRIKLGNVGVATQGVTLTDLDGQVYDDLTGSYGVNLFGHDVYKRLIAQGSALVADYGPVLGTLHPCVAGNVEKLQRLSGLDEVSFHMSGTEAVMQAVRLARYHTKKRHLVRFCGAYHGWWEDVQPGPGNPLPPRETYTLRDQDDRSIEVLRTRNDIACVLINPLQALHPNRAAPGDSSLVDSSRRAHFDRAATTAWLKKVRQVCTERGIVLIFDEVFMGFRLGRGGAQEYFGVQADMVTYGKTLGGGLPVGVVCGRRELMRRFNDAHPADICFARGTFNAHPYVMASMAAFLDYLDTPEAEAMYARFDTVQDARAARLNERLEVAGLPVRVANMTSVWTVYYTQPSRYNWMLQFYLRDQGLLLSWVGTGRLIFNLATTDEDFERIASRFVAACQAMQADGWWWQAPGQSDKGIRRGILRELIAHWRKR, translated from the coding sequence ATGAACGAGACCCTGACCCTGAGCGCCGTGGCTGCGGCCGCCTTGCTGACCCTGGCGCCGAAGGTGGTTCGCCGCCTGCAGCTGTCGATGGCCAAGCACCCCTCGCTGACCGGCCACTCGCGCATGGCGCAGCGGGTGGCCCGGCTGCTGCCCGGCTATGCCTATGACGCCGAGCGGTTCTTCGGCTGCGACGACGCCCCCGCCGAAGTGCAGGCCCAACGCCGCCAGGGCTTCGCCGCCCTGGCCCAGCGCCTGGGCGAGCAACATGCCCGCTCCATCGCCTGGACGGACGCGCTGCGCCCCGGCCTGTCGGACCTGCAGTTCACCAGCCAGTACCGCGTGCCCTTCCAGTTCAGTCCCTACCTGCGCCAGCGCATCAAGCTGGGCAATGTGGGCGTGGCCACGCAGGGCGTCACGCTGACCGACCTGGACGGCCAGGTCTATGACGACCTCACCGGCTCCTACGGCGTCAACCTCTTCGGCCACGACGTCTACAAGCGTCTGATCGCCCAGGGCAGCGCCCTGGTGGCGGACTACGGCCCGGTGCTGGGCACCCTGCATCCCTGCGTGGCCGGCAATGTGGAGAAGCTCCAGCGCCTGTCGGGCCTGGACGAGGTGAGCTTCCACATGTCCGGCACCGAAGCGGTGATGCAGGCCGTGCGCCTGGCCCGCTACCACACCAAGAAGCGCCACCTGGTGCGCTTCTGCGGCGCGTACCACGGCTGGTGGGAGGACGTGCAGCCGGGCCCCGGCAACCCCCTGCCCCCGCGCGAGACCTACACCCTGCGCGACCAGGATGACCGCAGCATCGAGGTGCTGCGCACCCGCAATGACATCGCCTGCGTGCTGATCAACCCGCTGCAGGCCCTGCACCCCAACAGGGCCGCGCCGGGCGACTCGTCCCTGGTGGACAGCTCGCGCCGCGCCCACTTCGACCGCGCCGCCACCACCGCCTGGCTGAAAAAGGTGCGCCAGGTCTGCACCGAGCGCGGCATCGTGCTGATCTTCGACGAGGTCTTCATGGGCTTCCGCCTGGGCCGCGGCGGCGCGCAGGAATACTTCGGCGTGCAGGCCGACATGGTCACCTACGGCAAGACGCTGGGTGGCGGCCTGCCGGTGGGCGTGGTCTGCGGCCGCCGCGAGCTGATGCGCCGCTTCAACGACGCCCACCCGGCCGACATCTGCTTCGCCCGTGGCACCTTCAACGCCCACCCCTATGTGATGGCCTCGATGGCGGCCTTCCTGGACTACCTGGACACGCCCGAGGCCGAGGCGATGTACGCCCGCTTCGACACCGTGCAGGACGCGCGCGCCGCCAGACTCAACGAGCGGCTGGAAGTGGCCGGCCTGCCGGTGCGGGTGGCCAACATGACCAGCGTCTGGACCGTCTATTACACCCAGCCCTCGCGCTACAACTGGATGCTGCAGTTCTACCTGCGCGACCAGGGCCTGTTGCTGAGCTGGGTGGGCACCGGCCGCCTGATCTTCAACCTGGCCACCACCGACGAGGACTTCGAACGCATCGCCAGCCGCTTTGTCGCCGCCTGCCAGGCCATGCAGGCCGACGGCTGGTGGTGGCAGGCCCCCGGCCAGAGCGACAAGGGCATCCGCCGCGGGATCCTGCGCGAACTGATCGCCCACTGGCGCAAGCGCTGA
- a CDS encoding glycosyltransferase family 4 protein yields the protein MRPDTTVADIVVDDYPAQRRSLRIAVVTETYPPEVNGVARTIASVVEGLRAHNHDLQLIRPGQKKGERAIDGESFHEVLMRGLPIPRYPQLRMGLTSKRTLVKLWSTQRPDIVHIATEGPMGWSALQAAAHLKIPLCSDFRTNFHAYSKHYGVGWLHKPIMAYLRKFHNLTQCTMTPDEGLRRQLTDYGFRNVIVVSRGVDTTLFHPLRRSAALREQWGVAPDDLVVLHVGRMAAEKNLGTLIEAYEALRQAQPRARLVLVGDGPARKEIQQRLPEAIFAGMRHGEDLAAHYASADLLLFPSLTETFGNVTPEAMASGLPVLAFDYAAAAQLVRPQHSGMLAPFGNMAAFQRMAVDLARDPEGLRVMGQNARLTAETLGWERIIDQIERLYADLIAGRPVLRAEAGAGVSASPLARA from the coding sequence ATGCGCCCTGACACCACCGTTGCCGACATCGTCGTGGACGACTACCCCGCCCAGCGACGTTCGCTGCGCATCGCGGTGGTCACCGAAACCTACCCGCCCGAGGTGAACGGCGTGGCCCGCACCATCGCCAGCGTGGTGGAGGGCCTGCGGGCCCACAACCACGACCTGCAGCTGATCCGGCCGGGTCAGAAGAAGGGCGAGCGCGCCATCGACGGCGAGAGCTTCCACGAGGTTCTGATGCGCGGCCTGCCCATCCCGCGCTACCCGCAGCTGCGCATGGGGCTGACCTCCAAGCGCACCCTGGTCAAGCTCTGGTCCACCCAGCGGCCCGACATCGTGCACATCGCCACCGAAGGGCCGATGGGCTGGTCGGCCCTGCAGGCCGCGGCGCACCTGAAGATCCCGCTGTGCTCGGACTTCCGCACCAACTTCCACGCCTACAGCAAGCACTACGGCGTGGGCTGGCTGCACAAGCCCATCATGGCCTACCTGCGCAAGTTCCATAACCTGACGCAGTGCACGATGACGCCCGACGAGGGCCTGCGCCGCCAGCTCACCGACTACGGCTTCCGCAATGTCATCGTCGTCTCGCGCGGGGTGGACACCACCCTGTTCCACCCACTGCGCCGCAGCGCCGCGCTGCGCGAACAGTGGGGCGTGGCGCCGGATGATCTGGTGGTGCTGCACGTGGGCCGCATGGCCGCCGAGAAGAACCTGGGCACCCTGATCGAGGCCTACGAGGCCCTGCGCCAGGCCCAGCCCCGCGCCCGCCTGGTGCTGGTGGGCGACGGCCCGGCCCGCAAGGAGATCCAGCAGCGCCTGCCCGAGGCCATCTTCGCCGGCATGCGGCACGGCGAGGACCTGGCCGCCCATTACGCCAGCGCCGATCTGCTGCTCTTCCCCAGCCTGACCGAGACCTTCGGCAACGTCACGCCCGAGGCCATGGCCAGCGGCCTGCCGGTGCTGGCCTTCGACTACGCGGCCGCGGCCCAGCTGGTGCGCCCGCAGCACTCGGGCATGCTCGCGCCCTTCGGCAACATGGCGGCCTTCCAGCGCATGGCGGTGGACCTGGCGCGCGACCCGGAAGGCCTGCGCGTGATGGGTCAGAACGCCCGCCTGACCGCCGAAACCCTGGGCTGGGAGCGCATCATCGACCAGATCGAGCGCCTCTACGCCGACCTGATCGCCGGCCGCCCCGTGCTGCGCGCGGAGGCAGGTGCCGGCGTCAGCGCCTCACCGCTGGCCCGCGCCTGA
- the lplT gene encoding lysophospholipid transporter LplT, with product MPRGFLLLIAAQFTSALADNALLIVAIALLQQQGLPGWWAPLLKFSFTLSYVLLAPVVGPLADALPKARLMAWMNALKMLGLGGMLLPVHPVAAYAVVGLGAAGYAPAKYGLVTELVPPHQLVAANGWIEVSIVCAALLGTVLGGGLVSPTMLSLGLEVSLGLLLGLYGLAAVLQWGVPDSGARYPKAVWHPLALSADFWRANLRLWRDAAGGLSLSVTTLFWGVGGVLQFAVLRWATERVGLGLDRAAYLQAVVALGVVAGASLAGRFVPLHRAMRVLPAGVALGGLIAAVAPLTTLGPALPLLVLTGAVGGILVVPMNALLQHRGHQLLTAGRSIAVQGFNENLSVLTMLGVYAGLHALALPLVPLMMGFGGLIAAFMLVLMARRRALRRQARLGACGSGAGQR from the coding sequence ATGCCACGGGGTTTCCTTCTTCTGATCGCGGCGCAGTTCACCTCGGCCCTGGCCGACAACGCGCTGCTCATCGTGGCCATCGCGCTCTTGCAGCAGCAGGGCCTGCCGGGTTGGTGGGCGCCGCTGCTGAAGTTCTCCTTCACGCTGTCCTATGTGCTGCTGGCGCCGGTGGTGGGCCCGCTGGCCGACGCCCTGCCCAAGGCCCGGCTGATGGCCTGGATGAACGCGCTGAAGATGCTGGGCCTGGGCGGCATGCTGCTGCCGGTGCACCCGGTGGCGGCTTATGCGGTGGTGGGCCTGGGTGCGGCCGGCTATGCGCCGGCCAAGTACGGCCTGGTGACCGAGCTGGTGCCGCCGCACCAGCTGGTGGCGGCCAATGGCTGGATCGAGGTGTCCATCGTCTGCGCGGCCCTGCTGGGCACGGTGCTGGGCGGCGGCCTGGTGTCGCCGACGATGCTGAGCCTGGGGCTGGAGGTGTCGCTGGGCCTGCTGCTGGGCCTGTACGGGCTGGCGGCGGTGCTGCAATGGGGCGTGCCCGACAGCGGCGCGCGCTACCCCAAGGCGGTGTGGCACCCGCTGGCCCTGAGCGCGGACTTCTGGCGCGCCAACCTGCGCTTGTGGCGCGACGCGGCCGGCGGCCTGTCGCTGTCGGTGACCACGCTGTTCTGGGGCGTCGGCGGTGTGCTGCAGTTCGCGGTGTTGCGCTGGGCCACCGAGCGGGTGGGCCTGGGCCTGGACCGGGCCGCCTATCTGCAGGCGGTGGTGGCCCTGGGGGTGGTGGCCGGGGCGTCGCTGGCCGGGCGCTTCGTGCCGCTGCACCGGGCCATGCGGGTGCTGCCGGCCGGCGTGGCCCTGGGCGGGCTGATCGCGGCGGTGGCGCCGCTCACCACGCTGGGACCGGCCCTGCCGCTGCTGGTGCTGACCGGCGCGGTGGGCGGCATCCTGGTGGTGCCGATGAACGCGCTGCTGCAGCACCGCGGCCACCAGCTGCTGACGGCCGGGCGGTCCATCGCGGTGCAGGGCTTCAACGAGAACCTGAGCGTGCTCACGATGCTGGGTGTCTACGCGGGCCTGCATGCGCTGGCCCTGCCCCTGGTGCCGCTGATGATGGGTTTCGGCGGCCTGATCGCCGCCTTCATGCTCGTGCTGATGGCCCGCCGCCGCGCGCTGCGCCGCCAGGCACGTCTGGGCGCGTGCGGCTCAGGCGCGGGCCAGCGGTGA
- a CDS encoding MGDG synthase family glycosyltransferase — protein MTRTVDLVYFNAGGGHRAAAQALQAVLQQRHGAALQVRLVNLMAVLDAQDRFRRLTGMAPEDVYNRRLARGWTLGLTQELKLLQASVRWAHPWLVRLLQAHWAETRPDVVVSLIPNFNRCLYESVQAARPGTPCATVLTDLADTPPHFWIEPGQDQWIVCGTERAVQQALAQGVAPRNVHRVSGMILRPAFHAMAPLDAAARAQALQALGLQPGRPTGLVMFGGQGSMQMLRIARSLPQVQLILVCGHNALLAERLRALPVPEGGAARAVLGFTPDVVHYMQLADFFVGKPGPGSLSEAVQMGLPVITFENRWTMPQERYNAQWVREQGLGEVVPSVKAIAGGVARLLADLGAAQARVRGVRNQAVFEVADLVDQRLIQARAPHPQPQASSAHAAPAVTGGAEPDALAPAPAR, from the coding sequence ATGACCCGAACCGTGGACTTGGTGTATTTCAACGCGGGCGGTGGCCACCGGGCCGCGGCGCAGGCCCTGCAGGCCGTGCTGCAGCAGCGACATGGCGCTGCCCTGCAGGTGCGGCTGGTGAACCTGATGGCGGTGCTGGATGCGCAGGACCGCTTCCGGCGCCTGACCGGCATGGCGCCCGAGGATGTCTACAACCGCCGCCTGGCGCGCGGCTGGACCCTGGGCCTGACGCAGGAGCTCAAGCTGCTGCAGGCCTCGGTGCGCTGGGCCCACCCCTGGCTCGTGCGCCTGCTGCAGGCGCACTGGGCCGAGACGCGGCCGGACGTGGTGGTCTCGCTGATCCCCAACTTCAACCGCTGCCTCTACGAATCGGTGCAGGCCGCGCGGCCGGGCACGCCCTGCGCCACGGTGCTGACCGACCTGGCCGACACGCCGCCGCATTTCTGGATCGAGCCGGGGCAGGACCAGTGGATCGTCTGCGGCACCGAGCGCGCGGTGCAGCAGGCCCTGGCCCAGGGCGTGGCGCCGCGCAATGTGCACCGCGTCTCGGGCATGATCCTGCGCCCGGCCTTCCACGCCATGGCCCCGCTGGATGCGGCAGCCCGCGCCCAGGCGCTGCAGGCACTGGGCCTGCAGCCGGGCCGACCCACCGGCCTGGTGATGTTCGGCGGCCAGGGCTCCATGCAGATGCTGCGCATCGCCCGCAGCCTGCCGCAGGTGCAGCTCATCCTGGTCTGCGGCCACAACGCCCTGCTGGCCGAGCGCCTGCGGGCGCTGCCCGTGCCCGAGGGGGGCGCGGCGCGCGCGGTGCTGGGCTTCACGCCCGACGTGGTGCACTACATGCAGCTGGCGGACTTCTTCGTCGGCAAGCCGGGGCCGGGCTCGCTGAGCGAGGCAGTGCAGATGGGCCTGCCGGTCATCACCTTCGAGAACCGCTGGACCATGCCGCAGGAGCGCTACAACGCCCAGTGGGTGCGCGAGCAGGGCCTGGGCGAGGTGGTGCCCTCGGTCAAGGCCATTGCCGGGGGCGTGGCCCGTCTGCTGGCCGACCTGGGCGCGGCGCAGGCCCGCGTGCGCGGGGTGCGCAACCAGGCCGTGTTCGAGGTGGCGGACCTGGTGGACCAGCGGCTGATCCAGGCCCGGGCGCCGCATCCGCAGCCCCAGGCTTCTTCGGCCCATGCGGCCCCGGCCGTGACGGGTGGCGCCGAGCCGGACGCGCTGGCCCCGGCCCCGGCGCGCTGA
- a CDS encoding MerR family transcriptional regulator — MPRPRADMTPMTLGRLARACGLARSSVLHYEALGLLLPGARSAAGYRLYGPAQVQQLQQIRQLREAGLSLAAIAALLARPRDDATAPVAHTLLQDRLLELGQEMARLRQQQRQLARLLADPALADAPACRSKADWVALLQRAGFDEAEMQRWHQEFEQQDPVAHARFLRALGLPAAQIRSLRAAARHGPDPQAKAPPGAAPR; from the coding sequence ATGCCCCGCCCCCGAGCCGACATGACGCCGATGACCCTGGGCCGCCTGGCGCGTGCCTGCGGCCTGGCCCGCAGCTCGGTGCTGCACTACGAAGCCCTGGGGCTGCTGCTGCCGGGCGCACGCAGCGCGGCCGGCTACCGCCTCTACGGGCCGGCCCAGGTGCAACAGCTGCAACAGATCCGGCAGCTGCGCGAGGCCGGCCTGTCGCTCGCCGCCATCGCGGCCCTGCTGGCGCGGCCGCGTGACGACGCCACAGCCCCGGTGGCCCACACCCTGCTGCAGGACCGCCTGCTGGAACTGGGCCAGGAGATGGCCCGGCTGCGCCAGCAGCAGCGCCAGCTCGCCCGCCTGCTGGCCGACCCCGCGCTGGCAGATGCCCCCGCCTGCCGCAGCAAGGCCGACTGGGTGGCCCTGTTGCAGCGCGCAGGCTTCGACGAGGCCGAGATGCAGCGCTGGCACCAGGAATTCGAACAGCAGGACCCCGTCGCGCACGCGCGCTTTCTGCGTGCCCTGGGGCTGCCTGCCGCGCAGATCCGCAGCCTCCGGGCGGCCGCCCGCCACGGCCCGGACCCGCAGGCGAAAGCCCCACCGGGGGCGGCCCCGCGTTGA
- a CDS encoding VOC family protein has translation MFDHIGFGASDLPASKSFFVQALAPLGVGVVMEGDYGVGLGLPGKPSLWLHQDDLPPTPLHLAFTASSRALVDAFYQAALAAGGQDNGPPGLRPHYHANYYAAFVIGPDGHNVEAVCHLP, from the coding sequence ATGTTCGACCACATCGGTTTCGGCGCCAGCGACCTGCCTGCCAGCAAGTCCTTCTTCGTCCAGGCCCTGGCCCCCTTGGGCGTGGGGGTGGTGATGGAGGGCGACTACGGCGTGGGCCTGGGCCTGCCCGGCAAGCCCTCGCTCTGGCTGCACCAGGACGACCTGCCGCCCACCCCCCTGCACCTGGCCTTCACCGCCAGCAGCCGTGCGCTGGTGGACGCCTTCTACCAGGCCGCCCTGGCCGCGGGCGGGCAGGACAACGGCCCGCCGGGCCTGCGCCCGCACTACCACGCCAACTACTACGCGGCCTTCGTCATCGGGCCCGACGGCCACAACGTCGAGGCCGTCTGCCACCTGCCCTGA
- a CDS encoding lanthionine synthetase C family protein → MLFDPARHEALCDTPWDAGRAQAALQDIVDDIERSRGPQGHWPVHPQDEEGDTPAGGFKSLYLGSAGLGWALWHLQQTGAVQLQHTDPVALLRSAHAAYLAAPDTGEVVPSFYLGEAGILLALWRATGDAAVAERLHAQVMANIGHPALEPLWGASGTMLAALHLWRLTGQARWREAFIQNVQALWARWDSRVGDGEPSAWVWTQDLYGRQARYLGAAHGWAGNLQPLLLGADLLAPAQRAALYTRCADTLVATAVQAGDGVNWPPQARVPGAEPAPTKWLMQWCHGAPGIVTALAGFPVGQDPRLDALLQAAGEAVWAAGPLAKGPGLCHGTAGNGQAFLVLHQRTGEARWLDRARRFAMHAIAQCGQQRQAHGVGRHTLWTGDAGVAVYLWQCLQARPGLPTLDFV, encoded by the coding sequence ATGCTGTTCGACCCCGCCCGCCACGAAGCCCTGTGCGACACCCCCTGGGACGCCGGACGGGCCCAGGCCGCCCTGCAGGACATCGTCGACGACATCGAGCGCAGCCGCGGGCCCCAGGGCCACTGGCCGGTGCACCCGCAGGACGAGGAGGGCGACACCCCGGCCGGCGGCTTCAAGAGCCTCTATCTGGGCAGCGCCGGCCTGGGCTGGGCGCTGTGGCATCTGCAGCAGACCGGAGCCGTGCAACTGCAGCACACCGACCCGGTGGCCCTGCTGCGCTCGGCCCATGCGGCCTACCTGGCCGCGCCGGACACGGGCGAGGTCGTGCCGTCCTTCTACCTGGGCGAGGCCGGCATCCTGCTGGCGCTGTGGCGGGCCACCGGCGATGCGGCCGTGGCCGAGCGCCTGCACGCCCAGGTGATGGCCAACATCGGCCACCCGGCGCTGGAGCCGCTGTGGGGCGCGTCCGGCACGATGCTGGCGGCCCTGCACCTCTGGCGCCTGACCGGCCAGGCGCGCTGGCGCGAGGCCTTCATTCAGAACGTGCAGGCCCTGTGGGCGCGCTGGGACAGCCGCGTGGGCGACGGCGAGCCGTCCGCCTGGGTCTGGACCCAGGACCTGTACGGCCGCCAGGCCCGCTACCTGGGTGCCGCGCACGGCTGGGCCGGCAATCTGCAGCCCCTGCTGCTGGGGGCGGACCTGCTTGCGCCGGCGCAGCGCGCGGCCCTGTACACGCGCTGCGCCGACACCCTGGTGGCCACCGCCGTGCAGGCGGGCGATGGCGTGAACTGGCCGCCCCAGGCCCGGGTGCCCGGCGCCGAGCCGGCCCCCACCAAGTGGCTGATGCAGTGGTGCCATGGGGCGCCGGGCATCGTCACCGCGCTGGCCGGCTTCCCGGTGGGGCAGGACCCGCGGCTGGACGCCCTGCTGCAGGCCGCGGGCGAAGCGGTGTGGGCCGCCGGCCCGCTGGCCAAGGGCCCGGGCCTGTGCCATGGCACGGCGGGCAACGGCCAGGCCTTTCTGGTGCTGCACCAGCGCACCGGCGAGGCCCGCTGGCTGGACCGGGCGCGTCGCTTCGCCATGCACGCCATCGCCCAGTGCGGGCAGCAGCGCCAGGCCCACGGCGTGGGGCGTCACACGCTGTGGACCGGCGATGCCGGTGTGGCCGTCTACCTGTGGCAATGCCTGCAGGCCCGGCCGGGCCTGCCCACGCTGGACTTCGTCTGA
- a CDS encoding phosphodiesterase, with protein MLIAQLSDCHITRPGTLASGRVDTAALLQQAVASVAALDPAPDLVLLTGDLVDSGHPAEYTRLRALLAPLRLPMRLLPGNHDDRAALREAFPEQPWAAEGPFAQWVLDQPQGGSTLRLIGLDTVIPGRPGGMLCRERLDWLADTLAQAPQRPTLLALHHPPLHTGLQEMDGMNLGEGREALAGLLGRHPQVLALLCGHLHRHIHGQLAGVPVIVAPGTAHQIALELRPGQPARFNLEPPGYLLHRWSLADGLVTLGAVTGDWPGPYAF; from the coding sequence ATGCTGATCGCGCAACTGAGCGACTGCCACATCACCCGCCCGGGCACGCTGGCCAGCGGCCGGGTGGACACCGCGGCCCTGCTGCAGCAGGCCGTGGCCAGCGTGGCCGCGCTGGACCCGGCGCCCGACCTGGTGCTGCTGACCGGCGACCTGGTGGACAGCGGCCACCCGGCCGAGTACACCCGGCTGCGGGCCCTGCTGGCGCCGCTGCGCCTGCCCATGCGCCTGCTGCCGGGCAACCATGACGACCGGGCGGCGCTGCGCGAGGCCTTCCCGGAGCAGCCCTGGGCGGCCGAAGGCCCGTTCGCCCAGTGGGTGCTGGACCAACCCCAGGGGGGCAGCACGCTGCGCCTGATCGGGCTGGACACGGTGATCCCCGGCCGGCCCGGCGGCATGCTTTGCCGCGAGCGCCTGGACTGGCTGGCCGACACCCTGGCGCAGGCCCCGCAGCGGCCCACCCTGCTGGCCCTGCACCACCCGCCCCTGCACACCGGGCTGCAGGAGATGGACGGCATGAACCTGGGCGAAGGCCGCGAGGCCCTGGCCGGCCTGCTGGGGCGCCACCCGCAGGTGCTGGCCCTGCTGTGCGGCCACCTGCACCGCCACATCCATGGCCAGCTGGCCGGGGTGCCGGTCATCGTCGCGCCCGGCACCGCGCACCAGATCGCGCTGGAGCTGCGCCCCGGCCAGCCGGCCCGCTTCAACCTGGAGCCGCCGGGCTACCTGCTGCACCGCTGGAGCCTGGCCGACGGCCTGGTCACGCTGGGCGCGGTGACGGGCGACTGGCCCGGCCCCTACGCCTTCTGA
- a CDS encoding HAD family hydrolase: MPTTIPSEHPLPRVVLTDVDDTLTWEGRLPSVTLAAMERLAAAGIALVPVTGACAGWCDQIARTWPVTAVIGENGAFTIEREGRHLRYRDWQDEATRMRHQAWLQKAAATLLRQYPGLRLALDNTYRRCDLALDHAQEVVPPVRADTVREAVAAAHALGVQATASSIHINLWLGDFSKKAASLAWVRRHHGWTPDQAPGYAAFVGDSLNDAQMFETFRRSVGVANIRPHLAALPVPPAHITQAPGGLGFAEWVNEVLLPC, encoded by the coding sequence GTGCCCACCACCATTCCTTCCGAACACCCGCTGCCCCGCGTCGTGCTGACCGATGTGGACGACACCCTCACCTGGGAGGGCCGTCTGCCGTCCGTCACGCTGGCGGCCATGGAGCGCCTGGCCGCGGCCGGCATCGCCCTGGTGCCCGTCACCGGGGCCTGCGCGGGCTGGTGCGACCAGATCGCCCGCACCTGGCCGGTGACCGCGGTCATCGGCGAGAACGGCGCCTTCACGATCGAGCGCGAGGGCCGCCATCTGCGCTACCGCGACTGGCAGGACGAGGCCACCCGCATGCGCCACCAGGCCTGGCTGCAGAAGGCGGCTGCCACGCTGCTGCGTCAGTACCCCGGCCTGCGCCTGGCCCTGGACAACACCTACCGGCGCTGCGACCTGGCGCTGGACCACGCCCAGGAGGTGGTGCCGCCGGTGCGTGCCGACACGGTGCGCGAGGCCGTGGCCGCCGCCCATGCCCTGGGCGTGCAGGCCACCGCCAGCTCCATCCACATCAACCTCTGGCTGGGCGACTTCAGCAAGAAGGCCGCCTCGCTGGCCTGGGTGCGGCGTCACCACGGATGGACACCGGACCAGGCCCCGGGCTACGCTGCCTTCGTGGGCGATTCGCTCAATGACGCCCAGATGTTCGAGACCTTCCGGCGCAGTGTGGGCGTGGCCAACATCCGGCCGCATCTGGCCGCGCTGCCGGTGCCGCCCGCCCACATCACCCAGGCGCCCGGCGGCCTGGGTTTTGCGGAATGGGTGAACGAGGTGCTGCTGCCATGCTGA